A window from Pseudomonas kribbensis encodes these proteins:
- a CDS encoding YajD family HNH nuclease — protein sequence MSSSTPTNTSKLDRILADNQRDKEMGYRDKALKMYPHVCGRCAREFSGKRLSELTVHHRDHNHDNNPQDGSNWELLCLYCHDNEHSRYTDQQYFGEGSLSTPKIAKATHNPFAALAGLMKKED from the coding sequence ATGAGTTCGTCCACCCCGACCAACACTTCGAAGCTGGATCGCATCCTCGCCGACAACCAGCGTGACAAGGAAATGGGCTACCGCGACAAGGCCCTGAAGATGTACCCGCACGTGTGCGGCCGCTGCGCCCGTGAGTTCTCCGGCAAGCGTCTGAGCGAGCTGACTGTGCATCACCGCGATCACAACCACGACAACAACCCGCAGGACGGTTCCAACTGGGAACTGTTGTGCCTGTACTGCCACGACAACGAGCACTCGCGCTACACCGACCAGCAGTATTTCGGCGAAGGCTCCCTGAGCACGCCGAAAATCGCCAAGGCCACGCACAACCCGTTTGCGGCGCTGGCCGGATTGATGAAGAAAGAAGACTGA